From a single Peromyscus maniculatus bairdii isolate BWxNUB_F1_BW_parent chromosome 4, HU_Pman_BW_mat_3.1, whole genome shotgun sequence genomic region:
- the Stkld1 gene encoding serine/threonine kinase-like domain-containing protein STKLD1 isoform X4, translated as MILQECSPGALGVNLVVEEMETDTKYVVKQVECIDEHHANEALEEISSLFLCLVMDYTTQGTFQTIMESKRRMSENIDSEWMHTMLSQVLDAVEYLHQLNIVHRNLKPSNIALINDNYCKLQDLSSQALMTHEAKWNVRAEEDPCQKSWMAPEALKFSFTCKSDIWSLGCIFLDMATCSFLNDTEAMHLRKGIRHHPGSLKPILKTMEEKQIPGAEIFCLLLPFMLHIKPSDRLAIKDVIRITFMSTSFRNSCVALNMHRQAVPIFITDVLLEGNMANVLDVMQNFSTRPEVQLRALNKLLTMPEEDLDLPWPTELVEELISIMKQHQRILDILVSTCSLLLRILGQALAQDSEAEIPRGSFIISFLMNALRSHPNSERLIILVYNLLTIISSQGLLSEELEEEGLFQIAQEQLYHFQDDRDICLAILSLLWSLLIDAATVDKEPLHQFSPVVISVLAKHAEDVEVAEAGCAVLWLLSLLGCIKETQFEKVVELFLRSIQLCPDRVLLVNNVCRGLASLAKVSELVAFKVAVLEEGSSGLYLLQDIYELYKDDPEVVENLCMLLAHLASYKEILPELESGGIKDLVRVIRGRFTSSLELISYADIVLQALEAAAHPNPQEQQLEPASGPEAKVSSPPQDPIFQP; from the exons AtctcctctctgttcctctgcCTGGTGATGGACTATACCACCCAAGGAACCTTCCAGACTATCATGGAAAGTAAGAGGAGGATGAGCGAGAATATTGACTCTGAG TGGATGCATACCATGCTGAGCCAGGTGTTGGACGCGGTGGAGTACCTACACCAGCTGAACATCGTTCATAG GAACCTGAAGCCTTCCAACATCGCCCTTATCAATGACAACTACTGTAAACTGCAGGACTTGAGCTCCCAGGCACTGATGACCCATGAAGCCAAGTGGAATGTCCGAGCAGAAGAAG ACCCCTGCCAGAAGTCCTGGATGGCTCCTGAAGCTCTCAAATTCTCCTTCACCTGCAAATCTGACATCTGGTCCCTGGGCTGCATCTTTCTAGACATGGCCACCTGCTCCTTCCTGAAC GACACAGAAGCCATGCATCTGAGGAAGGGCATTCGCCATCACCCAGGCAGCCTGAAGCCCATCCTGAAGACCATGGAGGAGAAGCAGATCCCTGGAGCAGAGATCTTCTGTTTGCTTCTGCCCTTCATGCTGCACATTAAACCCTCGGATCGACTAGCCATCAA GGATGTGATCCGAATCACCTTCATGAGCACCTCCTTCAGAAACTCCTGTGTTGCTCTGAACATGCACCGGCAGGCGGTTCCCATTTTCATCACTGATGTGCTACTAGAAGGCAACATGGCCAACGTCTTAG ATGTCATGCAGAACTTCTCCACCCGACCAGAGGTCCAGCTCAGGGCCCTTAACAAGCTTCTGACAATGCCAGAGGAAGATCTAG ACCTGCCGTGGCCCACAGAGCTGGTGGAGGAGTTGATCAGCATCATGAAACAGCACCAGAGGATCCTGGACATTCTGGTCAGCACCTGCTCCCTGCTGCTGCGTATTCTGGGCCAAG CACTGGCACAAGACTCAGAAGCGGAGATCCCGAGGGGCAGTTTTATTATCTCTTTCCTGATGAATGCCTTGAGGAGCCACCCCAACTCCGAGAGGCTTATCATACTGGTCTACAACCTGCTCACTATCATCTCCAGCCAAG GGTTGCTGTctgaagagctggaggaagagggTTTGTTTCAGATTGCCCAAGAGCAACTGTACCACTTCCAGGACGACAGGGACATCTGTCTCGCTATCCTAAGCCTGCTCTGGTCCCTTCTGATAGATG CTGCTACTGTGGACAAAGAGCCTTTGCACCAGTTCTCACCTGTGGTCATCTCGGTGCTGGCCAAGCACGCCGAGGATGTGgaagtagctgaggctggctgtgCAGTGCTCTGGCTGCTGTCATTGTTGG GCTGCATAAAGGAGACTCAGTTTGAGAAGGTGGTAGAGCTGTTTCTGAGAAGCATCCAGCTGTGCCCTGACAGAGTACTGCTGGTGAACAATGTTTGTCGTGGCCTGGCCAGCCTCGCAAAGGTATCCG aactggTGGCCTTCAAAGTGGCAGTACTGGAAGAAGGCAGCAGCGGCCTCTACCTCCTCCAAGATATCTACGAGCTCTACAAGGACGACCCTGAGGTGGTGGAGAACCTCTGCATGCTGTTGGCCCACCTGGCTTCCTACA aggagaTCCTGCCAGAGCTGGAGTCTGGAGGCATCAAGGACCTAGTGCGGGTGATCCGGGGACGTTTTACTTCTAGCCTG GAGCTGATTTCTTATGCTGACATAGTACTTCAGGCACTAGAAGCGGCTGCACACCCCAACCCCCAGGAGCAGCAGCTTGAACCTGCTTCAGGGCCGGAAGCCAAGGTCTCCTCCCCACCTCAGGATCCCATCTTCCAGCCCTGA
- the Stkld1 gene encoding serine/threonine kinase-like domain-containing protein STKLD1 isoform X6, whose amino-acid sequence MEKYQILQECSPGALGVNLVVEEMETDTKYVVKQVECIDEHHANEALEELMPLLKLQHPNISLYHEMFIMWNSEISSLFLCLVMDYTTQGTFQTIMESKRRMSENIDSEDTEAMHLRKGIRHHPGSLKPILKTMEEKQIPGAEIFCLLLPFMLHIKPSDRLAIKDVIRITFMSTSFRNSCVALNMHRQAVPIFITDVLLEGNMANVLDVMQNFSTRPEVQLRALNKLLTMPEEDLDLPWPTELVEELISIMKQHQRILDILVSTCSLLLRILGQALAQDSEAEIPRGSFIISFLMNALRSHPNSERLIILVYNLLTIISSQGLLSEELEEEGLFQIAQEQLYHFQDDRDICLAILSLLWSLLIDAATVDKEPLHQFSPVVISVLAKHAEDVEVAEAGCAVLWLLSLLGCIKETQFEKVVELFLRSIQLCPDRVLLVNNVCRGLASLAKVSELVAFKVAVLEEGSSGLYLLQDIYELYKDDPEVVENLCMLLAHLASYKEILPELESGGIKDLVRVIRGRFTSSLELISYADIVLQALEAAAHPNPQEQQLEPASGPEAKVSSPPQDPIFQP is encoded by the exons CTGATGCCCCTGCTGAAGCTCCAGCACCCCAACATCTCTCTGTACCATGAGATGTTCATCATGTGGAACAGTGAG AtctcctctctgttcctctgcCTGGTGATGGACTATACCACCCAAGGAACCTTCCAGACTATCATGGAAAGTAAGAGGAGGATGAGCGAGAATATTGACTCTGAG GACACAGAAGCCATGCATCTGAGGAAGGGCATTCGCCATCACCCAGGCAGCCTGAAGCCCATCCTGAAGACCATGGAGGAGAAGCAGATCCCTGGAGCAGAGATCTTCTGTTTGCTTCTGCCCTTCATGCTGCACATTAAACCCTCGGATCGACTAGCCATCAA GGATGTGATCCGAATCACCTTCATGAGCACCTCCTTCAGAAACTCCTGTGTTGCTCTGAACATGCACCGGCAGGCGGTTCCCATTTTCATCACTGATGTGCTACTAGAAGGCAACATGGCCAACGTCTTAG ATGTCATGCAGAACTTCTCCACCCGACCAGAGGTCCAGCTCAGGGCCCTTAACAAGCTTCTGACAATGCCAGAGGAAGATCTAG ACCTGCCGTGGCCCACAGAGCTGGTGGAGGAGTTGATCAGCATCATGAAACAGCACCAGAGGATCCTGGACATTCTGGTCAGCACCTGCTCCCTGCTGCTGCGTATTCTGGGCCAAG CACTGGCACAAGACTCAGAAGCGGAGATCCCGAGGGGCAGTTTTATTATCTCTTTCCTGATGAATGCCTTGAGGAGCCACCCCAACTCCGAGAGGCTTATCATACTGGTCTACAACCTGCTCACTATCATCTCCAGCCAAG GGTTGCTGTctgaagagctggaggaagagggTTTGTTTCAGATTGCCCAAGAGCAACTGTACCACTTCCAGGACGACAGGGACATCTGTCTCGCTATCCTAAGCCTGCTCTGGTCCCTTCTGATAGATG CTGCTACTGTGGACAAAGAGCCTTTGCACCAGTTCTCACCTGTGGTCATCTCGGTGCTGGCCAAGCACGCCGAGGATGTGgaagtagctgaggctggctgtgCAGTGCTCTGGCTGCTGTCATTGTTGG GCTGCATAAAGGAGACTCAGTTTGAGAAGGTGGTAGAGCTGTTTCTGAGAAGCATCCAGCTGTGCCCTGACAGAGTACTGCTGGTGAACAATGTTTGTCGTGGCCTGGCCAGCCTCGCAAAGGTATCCG aactggTGGCCTTCAAAGTGGCAGTACTGGAAGAAGGCAGCAGCGGCCTCTACCTCCTCCAAGATATCTACGAGCTCTACAAGGACGACCCTGAGGTGGTGGAGAACCTCTGCATGCTGTTGGCCCACCTGGCTTCCTACA aggagaTCCTGCCAGAGCTGGAGTCTGGAGGCATCAAGGACCTAGTGCGGGTGATCCGGGGACGTTTTACTTCTAGCCTG GAGCTGATTTCTTATGCTGACATAGTACTTCAGGCACTAGAAGCGGCTGCACACCCCAACCCCCAGGAGCAGCAGCTTGAACCTGCTTCAGGGCCGGAAGCCAAGGTCTCCTCCCCACCTCAGGATCCCATCTTCCAGCCCTGA